Proteins encoded in a region of the Panicum hallii strain FIL2 chromosome 3, PHallii_v3.1, whole genome shotgun sequence genome:
- the LOC112887537 gene encoding ER membrane protein complex subunit 6-like, translating to MQNIINTSPWRVSPPQPPPPNLASSEKAVTAMAAAGGVSSDDVPILQTENLTSNVKSIYYSRTFLSIIGGVVAGIWGFTGLMGFVFYFLIMMVSSIGLLAKSKFSVQTYFDSWSRILIEGVFGGLMSFVLFWSFAYDIVHIF from the exons ATGCAAAATATCATCAACACATCCCCGTGGAGAGTCTCGCCGCCCCAGCCTCCGCCTCCGAATCTCGCGAGTAGCGAAAAAGCGGTCACGGCtatggcggcggccggcggcgtttCCTCCGACGATGTTCCGATCCTCCAGACGGAGAACCTCACCAGCAACGTCAAGTCCATCTACTACAG TCGAACATTCTTGTCGATCATTGGTGGAGTTGTTGCTGGAATCTGGGGATTCACAGGCCTGATGGGATTTGTCTTCTACTTTCTGATAATGATGGTCTCATCTATTGGGCTTTTAGCAAAGTCAAAGTTTTCAGTGCAGACATACTTCGATAGTTGGAGCAGGATTTTAATTGAAGGAGTTTTTGGCGGCCTTATG TCCTTTGTGCTGTTTTGGTC ATTTGCTTATGACATTGTTCACATCTTCTGA
- the LOC112887536 gene encoding uncharacterized protein LOC112887536, with protein MGRIYYTGLARIQTSKRIFFQNPTLWSAASRSQNPSLAAMAASILRSGHRLFLRRQRLSAAFSTASAEELVDVRKLPTDYDPSTFDPSSPSRPPPSDRVWRLVENVSSLTLAESAALSSLLLRRLDIPSAPPIAILNSAAGLGGGGATAGSGGEKAAAAAEKTVFELRLEAFDAASKIKVIKEIRSFTDLGLKEAKELVEKAPAVIKGGVSKEEAEAIVERMKAVGAKVVMD; from the coding sequence ATGGGCCGAATTTACTACACGGGCCTTGCCCGGATCCAAACTTCCAAACGCATCTTCTTCCAAAACCCAACTCTATGGAGCGCCGCATCCCGCAGCCAGAACCCTAGCCTCGCCGCCATGGCCGCGTCCATTCTCCGCTCCGGCCACCGACTCTTCCTCCGCCGCCAACGCCTCTCTGCGGCATTCTCCACCGCCTCGGCCGAGGAGCTCGTCGACGTCCGCAAGCTTCCCACCGACTACGACCCCTCCACCTTTGACCCGTCCTCCCCATCCCGGCCGCCTCCGTCCGACCGCGTGTGGCGCCTCGTCGAGAACGTCTCCTCCCTCACCCTCGCGGAGTCCGCCGCTCTCTCATCTCTCCTTCTCCGCCGCCTTGACATACCCTCGGCACCCCCCATCGCCATCCTCAACTCCGCTGCggggctcggcggcggcggcgccacggcCGGTTCGGGGGGAGAGAAGGCTGCGGCGGCAGCCGAGAAGACGGTCTTCGAGCTGCGGCTGGAGGCGTTCGACGCGGCGAGCAAGATCAAGGTGATCAAGGAGATCCGGTCGTTTACTGACCTGGGGCTGAAGGAGGCCAAGGAGCTGGTGGAGAAGGCGCCTGCGGTGATCAAGGGCGGCGTATCCAAGGAGGAGGCTGAGGCGATCGTCGAGCGGATGAAGGCTGTTGGAGCCAAGGTTGTCATGGACTGA